A stretch of Lathyrus oleraceus cultivar Zhongwan6 chromosome 6, CAAS_Psat_ZW6_1.0, whole genome shotgun sequence DNA encodes these proteins:
- the LOC127092816 gene encoding transcription factor bHLH74, translating to MGGEEKAMEFQHGNENIMTSEMDMSSVSMVNKPSSEVVNHHQHHPFLASSAWDNPLVSLSQAHTFGGSSMVSHNEFANTNSTYNPLVLENHQGMSSTSHLVQYSNLGGMIHKVPSYGSGSFSEMVGSFGQHGDHVANTSGYPIPPQHYNHIKDAGIQRGQIHGEQSQVEDSIHEDGALGSAPSSGNRRKRGFDQNSNFSPNKNAEGDGVKDSPRKISDGSKEHEKKPKVEQSGKQAKDNSPSGDASKDNFIHVRARRGQATNSHSLAERVRREKISERMRLLQELVPGCNKITGKAVMLDEIINYVQSLQQQVEFLSMKLATVNPELNFDVERLLSKDILQSRLGLGIGGFVPGISSSHPFPNSSFQGNMVGLPSSSTQFPPLPQNVLDHDFQSFYGMGYDSNTALDNLGPNGRLKPEL from the exons ATGGGTGGTGAAGAAAAAGCCATGGAGTTTCAACATGGGAATGAGAACATTATGACTTCAGAAATGGATATGAGTTCTGTGTCAATGGTCAATAAACCTTCTTCAGAGGTAGTtaatcatcatcaacatcatccTTTCCTTGCTTCTTCAGCTTGGGATAATCCACTTGTTTCATTGAGTCAAGCTCATACTTTTGGGGGTTCTTCAATGGTTTCTCACAATGAGTTTGCTAATACAAATTCAACTTATAACCCTCTTGTTTTGGAGAATCATcaaggaatgagtagcacctcTCACCTTGTTCAATACTCAAATCTCGGTGGCATGATCCACAAGGTTCCTTCCTATGGAAGTGGAAGTTTCTCAGAAATGGTTGGTTCCTTTGGCCAACATGGTGATCATGTAGCTAACACATCAGGATATCCTATTCCACCACAACATTATAACCACATCAAGGATGCTGGAATCCAAAGGGGTCAAATTCATGGCGAACAATCTCAAGTTGAGGACTCAATTCATGAGGATGGAGCTCTAGGATCTGCACCTAGCAGTGGAAATAGAAGAAAGAGAGGATTTGATCAAAATTCTAATTTCAGTCCAAATAAG AATGCTGAGGGTGATGGGGTGAAAGATTCTCCCAGGAAGATCTCTGATGGTTCAAAAGAACATGAAAAGAAACCAAAAGTTGAGCAATCAGGGAAGCAAGCTAAAGACAACTCTCCTAGTGGAGATGCTTCAAAAGATAATTTCATTCATGTTAGAGCTAGAAGAGGTCAAGCCACCAACAGTCATAGTCTTGCAGAAAGg GTTAGAAGAGAAAAAATAAGTGAACGTATGAGGTTGCTTCAAGAACTTGTTCCAGGATGCAACAAG ATAACTGGCAAAGCAGTAATGCTAGATGAGATAATAAACTATGTGCAATCACTGCAACAACAGGTTGAG TTTTTGTCTATGAAACTTGCCACCGTGAACCCTGAACTGAACTTTGATGTAGAGCGGCTCTTATCCAAGGAT ATTCTCCAGTCACGCTTAGGACTCGGAATCGGTGGATTTGTTCCTGGTATAAGCTCCTCTCATCCATTCCCAAATTCAAGTTTCCAGGGAAACATGGTTGGCCTTCCTAGTTCATCAACACAATTCCCTCCTTTGCCTCAG AATGTTTTGGACCATGACTTCCAGAGCTTTTATGGAATGGGATATGATTCTAATACAGCACTTGATAATTTGGGACCCAACG GAAGGTTGAAACCAGAGTTATAG
- the LOC127093722 gene encoding uncharacterized protein LOC127093722 produces MVDVKIGVGKQFTNEYEFVVREHILERIRIEAAKLGFNVVIGRPNYGSNRRQTFVTLRCKRNDKYTKPIRKLKHDGTNSRKCECHFKLCGYLMVNNTWTFNVICGIHNHGMCYKLVDQSIACCINLKGKELVYGMTSNMGSPKHTCNCEIEKASKCLKYQTCIQCPCPKQQDSKRFKN; encoded by the coding sequence ATGGTTGATGTCAAGATAGGTGTTGGTAAACAATTTACAAATGAATATGAGTTTGTTGTTCGTGAACATATACTTGAACGGATCCGCATTGAGGCTGCCAAATTGGGGTTCAATGTTGTAATCGGGAGGCCAAATTATGGTTCTAATAGAAGACAAACATTTGTGACACTTAGATGCAAAAGAAATGACAAGTACACAAAACCTATTCGAAAGTTGAAACACGATGGCACCAATTCGAGGAAATGTGAGTGTCATTTTAAGTTGTGTGGGTATCTTATGGTGAATAATACATGGACATTTAATGTGATTTGTGGTATACATAATCATGGCATGTGCTACAAGTTAGTCGATCAGTCCATTGCATGTTGCATTAATCTTAAAGGGAAAGAACTTGTTTATGGTATGACATCGAACATGGGTAGCCCAAAACATACTTGCAATTGTGAAATAGAAAAGGCCTCAAAATGTCTCAAATATCAAACATGTATACAATGTCCGTGTCCGAAACAACAAGACAGTAAGAGGTTCAAGAATTGA